The nucleotide sequence CGGGGGATGCAGCAGCGGACAAGCCTGGCACGCGTGCTGGTCAATGACCCGGAACTGTTGTTGCTCGACGAACCCGCTTCCGGACTCGATCCACGTGCCCGCATCGAACTCATGGAAATCCTGAAGGCACTGCGGTCGATGGGAAAAACGATCTTCATCAGCTCGCATATTCTGCCGGAGTTGGCCGAGCTGTGTGACTCAGTGACGATCATCGACAAGGGCAAGGTGATGTACAGCGGTTCGATGAGCGGCCTGCAGACTTCGTCCAACGAGTATCCGACCTGGCGTGTCACGCTGGATTCTGAAGTCGAAGGAATCGCCGAGCAGATCCTGGGACTGCCCGGGATTATCAGTGTTGACCAGGTGGAGGGACGACCGGATTATCGCGTTGCATACGACTGGACGGTAACCGACCGCAACAGCCTGCTACGGGGAATCCTGGACCTGGGAGCACCGATTACTGCGTTTACAGAAGACAAACGGCATCTCAACGATGCGTTTATGGATCTGACTACAAAAGGGGTTAAATAGCTCGTGGTGGCAGGCGAGACACCTCTCACGCTCTGTTTACTCGATTACGCAACGCGTTTTAGCGGTTTTGTGCTGCTCGATTTCCCAACTCTGCGTCCAGGAGCGATCGTTGCTTATGCCGTTACTTCGTCATCGTCGATGCCGCGTGAAATCCCGCTCATGCCAGTTTGACCTGCCGACTCCTGAATTCGTCCCATCGTGTTGAACCGGATCATTCATTTTACCCGAGTCGTTCTATGTACTATGGCGTAGTGGCGCTGCTGACTCGAGCTTTAAGGCAGGATGCGCGGCAGTTTCGAAATCATCTGTTCCGACTCGCGTTTGTTGGCTTTATTTATCTGTCTCTGTTGATCGCCGGAATTCAGAGCTTTGTTCTGGGGGCACCCGGACTAAGGTTCTTTGAAAATATTGCCTGGCTGAATTTGTTCTTTATCACCTGCGCAGGAATTGGCTTCTTCTCGTCTGCAATCACAGAAGAAAAGGAAGAAGAGACCATCGGTTTGCTGCAAATGGCTGGATTGAACCATATCGGTATTCTGCTCGGCAAATCGACCAGCCGACTGATTCAGGTCCTGCTGCTGCTGGTCGTGCAGTTTCCATTCATGTTGCTGGCGGTCACGCTGGGGGGGGTCACGACGCACCAGCTCTTTGCCGCGTACGTAGACATGATTGCGTACACGGTTCTCCTCGCGAATGTGGCTTTGGTCTGCTCGGTCTGTTTCAAACGCGGCGGCAGTGCAGCGGGAGCGACCACGTTGTTGATGATTCTCTATGCCGTCGTGCCAGGAATTGCATCCTTGGGACTACGGGACCTGCTCGCGAGTGGCTGGACGAAGTCGGAATGGTGGAAATCGGCGATCCTCACGACGCTCGAATGGCTGCAGAGTTCGAGCGTGTTTTTTGAGATCAATTCCGTCCTGCAGACAGGTTTTGATCAGCCGATCCTCACAAAGCAGGTCATCTCGAACGTCGTTGCGGGCATTTTCTTCTTCGGCCTGGCCTGGCTATTGTTTGGTCCGTGTGTGCAGAACGCGGATGCGGGCGGTGACTCACGCGGTGCCGTATTGAAATCGACATCGCGAGTCCGGTTTCTTAGTGCCGGACGTGCCTGGATCAATCCACTCAGTTGGAAGGATTTTCATTTTATCGGTGGCGGGACTTCGCACCTGATTGTGAAGTTCATGGCCTATGTCGGCTTACTGATTCTGATCGCAGTCATCTCGCAATATCCGGGGAACTGGCTTGGGATGACTTTTGCGGAATTTCCTTCAGTGTACTTCTCGATCATGCTTGGAGCATTGATTCTTGAGGCGAGCATCTTGGCATCGCGCGTTTTCCATGATGAGATTCGCCTGCAGACA is from Schlesneria sp. DSM 10557 and encodes:
- a CDS encoding ABC transporter ATP-binding protein, which codes for MSNSTNGSATRPVIEVDDVVHSYKGRRALDHVSFKVMPQSLHGFVGPNGAGKTTSLKIICTLLRPQFGIVKVFGHDVVDEQKLVRRKIGFMPDHFSTYRQMTVYEYLDFFAAAYGLPFAQRTQVIDEVLALTDMEKRKNDLISGLSRGMQQRTSLARVLVNDPELLLLDEPASGLDPRARIELMEILKALRSMGKTIFISSHILPELAELCDSVTIIDKGKVMYSGSMSGLQTSSNEYPTWRVTLDSEVEGIAEQILGLPGIISVDQVEGRPDYRVAYDWTVTDRNSLLRGILDLGAPITAFTEDKRHLNDAFMDLTTKGVK